The Poseidonibacter lekithochrous region AAGATGAAAAAAGAGAATTAAACATTGCAGCTTGGTTACATGATTGCGGAAAGGTAACAACACCTGAATACGTAGTAGATAAAGCTACAAAACTAGAGACAATATACAATAGAATACATGAGATTAGAACTAGATTTGAAGTAATACATAGAGATATGACTATTCAAACACTTACTAATATCACTAATGGAGCAGATGAAAAAGAAGAAAAACAAAAGCTTCAAGATTCACATAAAAAACTACATGAAGAATACAACTGTATTGCAAGTGCAAATATTGGTGGAGAATTCATGGACAAAGAAGATATTGAAAAAATCAAAGAGATATCAAAAAGAACATGGACAAGGAATTTTGATAATAGTATTGGTTTATCAAGAGATGAAAGAGAAAGACTACAAACAAATAAAAATAATACAACTCCACAAGTAGAAAAAATACTTGATGATAAGATTGAACATATAGTTGAAAGAGAACTACATATGGAAAAAGAGTATGAGAAATATGGAATGAATCTTGACACTCCTGAACATATGTATAACTTTGGAGAAGTGTATAATCTTTCAATAAAAAGAGGAACACTAACAAACGAAGAGCGATATAAAATTAACGAACATATTATGATGTCAATAGTAATGTTAGAGCAATTACCATTTTTAGAAAATCTAAAAAGAGTACCAGAATATGCAGTAGCCCATCACGAAACATTAATAGGTACAGGATACCCTAGAAAACTAACTAAAGACCAAATGAGTGTACCAGCTAGGATATTAGCAGTTGCGGATGTATTTGAGGCTTTAACATCATCAGATCGACCATATAAAGAAGCTAAGACATTATCCGAGTCTATAAAAATCTTAAGTTTTATGGTTAAAGACCAACATCTAGATAAAGACATTTTTGAAATGTTCTTAAAAACAGGTATTTACAAAGATTATGCAGATAAATTCTTATTAAAAGAACAAATAGATGAAGTAGATATATCTAAATATATCTAATCATCTAAAATGTATCACATATACAAAAAATTTCGCTATACTTCCGCCAAAGGATTATTATGAAAAAAACTTTCAGATTACAAGTAGCAAACAAACATCCTGACAGACAAGTAGAAGCTATTAAAAACGAAATTAGAAAATACATCAAAAGAGAAAAGAAAAAACCTCTTTCAGATGGTTTTGATCATTGGAACTTCAATTGTAAGTTTGGTAAAAATGACGAAACACCAGCAGTAATTAACTTCCCAGATATTACAAAATGTATCGATGAAGCGGCAAGTGAAAACTGTGAAACATTCTATATGGAAATTATTGCACAAGAAGCAGTAAGACCTCCAAAAGAAGAAAAAACAGTAGAAGTAATTGAAGAGATTACAGATGAGCAAGCAGAATAATTCTGCTTGTGAAACTATCTAGTATCAGTACTTTCAAAAATCTTATTGGCTGAAGATTCTACAAAGCCAGTATAAATCTCCCCTTTTTTATCAAAATAACGTAATGCAAATTCATAAAAACAACTAGGAAGCTCTTTTTCCCAATCATTAAATTTAACAGGATACTTATCAGCAATTGTAGATGATTGTTCCAATAAAAGTTCTTTTGAACCTTTTATCTCACCACCAGATGAATTCAAAATAAAACCCGCATCTTTTAGTTTTTTGTTTACTTCTTCTATAGAATTAAATTTTTCTAAATGATTAATACTAACAGTAAAATGATTAGCTCTATATCCCCATGCTGCTAACCACGCTGCATATTCACTCTCTTCTAAAAGTATTTTATAAATCCTATAATCAATATTCCAATGTCTACCTGAATATAAAAAATCATCATTTAAAATCATATCTTCATCAACTTGTGATACTAAAAAATGTATTACCTCTTGAATTGCAGGAGAAAACTTCTGCACTTGTAATTCGGAAATAAAAACTTTGGGATTATTAGTATCAGGATGTTCAT contains the following coding sequences:
- a CDS encoding DUF6172 family protein gives rise to the protein MKKTFRLQVANKHPDRQVEAIKNEIRKYIKREKKKPLSDGFDHWNFNCKFGKNDETPAVINFPDITKCIDEAASENCETFYMEIIAQEAVRPPKEEKTVEVIEEITDEQAE
- a CDS encoding DUF1338 domain-containing protein, which produces MHNNINTLFEYLWQNYLRVTPTATKIHKLLGSTQNNDIINDHIALRTFDLEKVSLEKLAKHFTSLGYKECEEYNFEDKKIHAKHYEHPDTNNPKVFISELQVQKFSPAIQEVIHFLVSQVDEDMILNDDFLYSGRHWNIDYRIYKILLEESEYAAWLAAWGYRANHFTVSINHLEKFNSIEEVNKKLKDAGFILNSSGGEIKGSKELLLEQSSTIADKYPVKFNDWEKELPSCFYEFALRYFDKKGEIYTGFVESSANKIFESTDTR